One genomic segment of Effusibacillus pohliae DSM 22757 includes these proteins:
- a CDS encoding ABC transporter ATP-binding protein, translating into MLSVESVSKRFGGLLAVDSVSLHVRQGEILGLIGPNGAGKTTFFNMLTGLYKPDAGVIRFEGTEIQGLAPFRIANCGIARTFQNIRLLKDETVLENVKIGMFRTTNSGLWSAILRLKSSQTEERLTEEESLRILQTVGLQGFENQLAGALSYGNQRRVEIARALVSKPKLLLLDEPTAGMNAQEVQEMAELIRQIRDSGTTVILIEHNVAMVVGLCNRIAVLDHGIKIADGPPHEVVADPAVIEAYIGKDEMAEAM; encoded by the coding sequence TTGCTTAGCGTTGAATCGGTCAGCAAGCGGTTTGGCGGGCTGCTGGCGGTCGACAGTGTGAGTTTGCATGTCCGGCAGGGCGAAATTCTCGGGCTGATCGGACCGAACGGCGCTGGCAAAACCACTTTTTTCAATATGTTAACCGGTCTGTACAAACCGGACGCAGGCGTCATCCGGTTTGAAGGAACCGAGATCCAGGGGCTGGCGCCGTTCCGAATCGCCAACTGCGGCATCGCCAGAACGTTTCAGAACATCCGGCTGCTGAAGGATGAAACGGTGCTGGAAAACGTCAAAATCGGCATGTTCCGCACCACCAATTCGGGTCTGTGGTCCGCCATTTTACGGTTGAAGTCGTCCCAAACGGAAGAACGCCTGACCGAGGAAGAAAGCCTGCGGATTTTGCAAACGGTCGGGTTGCAGGGATTCGAGAATCAGTTGGCAGGCGCTCTCTCATACGGCAACCAACGGCGGGTGGAAATTGCCCGGGCCCTCGTGTCAAAGCCCAAGCTTTTGCTGCTGGATGAGCCGACCGCCGGGATGAACGCCCAAGAGGTGCAGGAAATGGCGGAGCTGATTCGGCAGATCCGGGACAGCGGCACGACCGTCATCCTGATCGAACACAATGTGGCGATGGTGGTCGGGTTGTGCAACCGGATTGCCGTGCTCGATCACGGAATAAAAATTGCCGACGGCCCGCCGCACGAAGTGGTCGCCGATCCGGCCGTGATCGAGGCGTACATCGGCAAAGACGAGATGGCGGAGGCGATGTGA
- the hutU gene encoding urocanate hydratase, whose product MSVKHRVIRAPRGNRLTAKGWQQEAALRMLMNNLDPEVAERPEDLVVYGGIGKAARNWDCYDKIVECLTQLEADESLLIQSGKPVGIFKTHPLAPRVLISNSVLVPAYANWETFHELDKKGLMMFGQMTAGSWIYIGTQGILQGTYETFAEAARQHANGTLQGTLTLTAGLGGMGGAQPLAVTMNGGVAICVEVDPERIQRRIDTRYLDVMVRNLDEALMLARQAQEQGKPLSIGLVGNAADIYPEVVKRGIVPDFVTDQTSAHDPLNGYIPSGYSLVAAAELRKTDPNRYVRLARQSMAVHVRAMLDLQKMGSVVFDYGNNIRQVAYDEGVKDAFNFPGFVPAYIRSLFCEGKGPFRWAALSGDPEDIYKTDELVLRLFPDNEHLHRWITLARGKVAFQGLPARICWLGYGERVKMGLAMNDMVRKGELSAPIVIGRDHLDCGSVASPNRETEAMKDGSDAVADWAILNALVNTAAGASWVSVHHGGGVGMGYSLHAGMVVVADGSQEAEERLSRVLNSDPGMGIIRHADAGYERAIEKAKEHGIRVPMLGI is encoded by the coding sequence ATGTCAGTGAAACATCGCGTCATTCGCGCCCCGCGCGGCAACCGGCTGACCGCGAAAGGGTGGCAGCAGGAGGCGGCGCTCCGGATGCTGATGAACAACCTCGATCCGGAAGTGGCGGAACGTCCGGAGGATCTTGTGGTATACGGAGGAATCGGCAAGGCGGCCCGCAACTGGGACTGTTACGACAAGATCGTCGAGTGTTTGACCCAACTGGAAGCGGACGAATCGCTGCTGATCCAGTCAGGAAAACCGGTCGGCATCTTCAAGACGCATCCGTTGGCGCCGCGTGTCCTGATCTCCAACTCGGTGCTGGTGCCCGCTTATGCCAACTGGGAAACGTTCCACGAACTGGACAAAAAAGGGTTGATGATGTTCGGCCAAATGACGGCCGGAAGCTGGATTTACATCGGGACACAGGGGATTTTGCAAGGAACGTATGAAACGTTTGCGGAAGCGGCCCGCCAGCATGCGAACGGCACCCTGCAGGGGACGTTGACGTTGACGGCCGGGTTGGGCGGCATGGGCGGCGCACAACCGCTTGCCGTCACTATGAACGGGGGCGTCGCGATCTGTGTCGAGGTCGACCCGGAGCGGATTCAGCGGCGGATCGATACGCGGTATCTGGACGTGATGGTGCGGAATCTGGACGAAGCGCTGATGCTGGCGCGGCAGGCGCAGGAACAGGGCAAACCGCTGTCGATCGGGCTGGTCGGCAACGCGGCCGACATCTATCCGGAAGTGGTGAAGCGGGGGATCGTGCCCGATTTTGTCACCGATCAGACGTCCGCTCACGACCCGCTGAACGGCTACATTCCCAGCGGCTATTCGCTTGTAGCGGCGGCGGAACTGCGAAAAACCGATCCGAACCGGTACGTCCGTCTGGCCAGACAATCGATGGCCGTCCACGTGCGGGCGATGCTCGACCTGCAAAAAATGGGTTCTGTGGTGTTCGATTACGGCAACAACATCAGGCAGGTCGCGTATGACGAGGGAGTCAAAGATGCGTTCAACTTCCCCGGATTTGTGCCGGCTTATATCCGCTCCCTGTTCTGCGAGGGGAAAGGACCGTTCCGCTGGGCGGCGCTGTCGGGCGATCCGGAGGACATCTACAAGACGGACGAACTGGTGCTGCGGCTGTTCCCGGACAATGAACACCTGCACCGCTGGATCACGCTGGCCCGCGGGAAGGTGGCGTTCCAGGGGCTGCCGGCGCGCATCTGCTGGCTGGGCTACGGCGAGCGTGTCAAAATGGGGCTGGCGATGAACGACATGGTACGGAAAGGCGAACTGTCCGCCCCGATCGTGATCGGCCGCGACCATCTGGATTGCGGTTCGGTCGCATCGCCCAACCGGGAGACGGAAGCGATGAAGGACGGCAGTGACGCGGTGGCTGACTGGGCGATATTGAATGCGCTCGTCAATACGGCGGCCGGCGCATCCTGGGTGTCGGTACATCACGGCGGTGGCGTCGGCATGGGCTACTCGCTGCATGCGGGCATGGTTGTGGTGGCGGACGGCAGCCAGGAAGCGGAAGAGCGGCTGTCGCGCGTGCTGAACAGCGACCCGGGAATGGGGATCATCCGGCATGCGGACGCCGGGTATGAACGGGCAATTGAAAAAGCGAAGGAACACGGGATCCGCGTTCCGATGCTGGGAATTTAA
- a CDS encoding agmatinase family protein: MHKIDLLNPPELVRRLNWRDRYETKVAQWLLPWDGEEAVEIGFIGVPLSKTSISVSGASLTPNALRELFANVTTYSIDYDVDLQELKARDLGDIQMHVTDLLRCHANIEQGLANVYETLPDLFPIIAGGDHSITCPSVKAFKRRYPGKIGIVQIDSHMDVRNLEDGGPSNGTPIRGLLESGTVEGRHIAQIGLHSFANSKPYRDYARAQGITQFTARQVAREGIEPIVRQAMAVAGDGTDAIYVTVDMDVLDQAYAPGVPAMVAAGMTSWQLLDAVYLLGQNPQVKGLDVVCVDPVQDPRRATVRTALYVILTFLAGYMKRKP, translated from the coding sequence TTGCACAAAATCGATTTGCTCAACCCGCCGGAACTGGTGCGCCGGTTGAACTGGCGGGACCGCTATGAAACGAAAGTGGCGCAATGGCTGCTGCCGTGGGACGGAGAAGAAGCGGTCGAGATCGGCTTTATCGGGGTGCCGCTGTCCAAAACCTCGATCAGCGTATCGGGTGCCTCGCTGACACCGAACGCGCTGCGCGAGCTGTTTGCCAATGTGACCACCTACAGCATCGATTACGACGTCGACCTGCAGGAACTGAAAGCGCGCGATCTGGGCGACATCCAGATGCATGTGACCGATTTGCTGCGCTGCCACGCCAATATCGAGCAGGGGCTGGCCAACGTGTACGAGACGCTGCCCGACCTGTTTCCGATCATCGCCGGCGGCGATCATTCCATCACGTGCCCGTCGGTGAAAGCGTTCAAGCGGCGCTATCCCGGAAAAATCGGGATCGTGCAGATCGATTCCCATATGGATGTCCGGAATCTGGAAGACGGCGGCCCTTCCAACGGTACGCCGATCCGGGGACTGCTCGAATCCGGCACGGTCGAAGGGCGTCACATCGCCCAGATCGGGCTGCACAGCTTTGCCAATTCGAAGCCGTACCGGGACTATGCCCGGGCGCAGGGGATCACCCAGTTCACAGCCCGGCAGGTTGCGAGGGAAGGCATCGAACCGATCGTCAGGCAAGCGATGGCGGTGGCGGGCGACGGCACCGATGCGATCTATGTGACGGTCGATATGGATGTGCTGGATCAGGCGTATGCGCCGGGCGTTCCAGCGATGGTGGCGGCCGGCATGACATCCTGGCAATTGCTCGACGCGGTCTACCTGCTGGGACAAAATCCGCAGGTCAAGGGGCTTGACGTCGTCTGCGTCGACCCGGTGCAGGACCCGCGCCGGGCGACCGTTCGCACCGCTTTGTATGTGATATTGACGTTTCTGGCCGGGTATATGAAGCGAAAACCGTGA
- the hutI gene encoding imidazolonepropionase, with the protein MEAQQIDLLIHNIGNLVTMRGEPAPRAGERMAEIGLVKGGAVAIADGRVFAVGAEDEVLQQIGRLPVTQRIDAQGRLVTPGLIDPHTHLVHGGSREHELALKLQGVSYLEILAQGGGILSTVRATRQASEAELYEKARKSLNVMLLHGATTVEAKSGYGLTLEDELKQLRVAKRLNDTHPVDVVSTFMGAHAVPAEYKGQSADYVELLIGTMLPEVKRQGLAEFCDVFCEHWVFTVDESRRILTAAKELGFGLKIHADEIEPLGGAQLAAELGCISAEHLLAATDEGLRAMRQAGVIAVCLPATSFNLRLQQHARARDMIRLGLPVALSTDYNPGSSPTESLQLVMTLACLNLGMTPEEVITALTINAACAIGRQDTIGSLEPGKQADLVIFDAPNLAYLPYHFGINHVDTVLKKGRVVVEQGQLVKPTESEPFPGS; encoded by the coding sequence ATGGAGGCTCAACAAATCGACCTGTTGATTCACAATATCGGCAACCTGGTGACGATGCGGGGAGAGCCTGCACCGCGGGCCGGTGAACGGATGGCGGAGATCGGTCTGGTCAAGGGCGGCGCGGTGGCGATTGCCGACGGGCGGGTCTTCGCGGTTGGCGCGGAGGACGAAGTGCTGCAGCAGATCGGCCGTCTGCCGGTTACGCAACGGATCGACGCGCAAGGCCGGTTGGTAACGCCCGGCTTAATCGATCCGCACACCCATCTGGTGCACGGCGGTTCCCGTGAGCATGAACTGGCTTTAAAGCTGCAGGGGGTCTCCTACCTGGAAATCCTGGCCCAGGGCGGCGGCATTTTAAGCACAGTGCGGGCCACCCGGCAGGCTTCCGAGGCGGAGCTCTACGAGAAGGCCCGCAAGAGCTTGAACGTAATGCTGCTGCACGGGGCGACGACGGTCGAGGCGAAAAGCGGGTACGGTCTCACACTGGAAGACGAATTGAAGCAGCTTCGCGTCGCCAAACGATTGAACGACACCCACCCGGTGGACGTGGTCTCGACGTTTATGGGAGCGCACGCGGTGCCCGCCGAATACAAGGGTCAATCGGCCGACTATGTCGAGCTGCTGATCGGAACCATGCTGCCGGAGGTGAAGCGGCAGGGGCTTGCCGAATTTTGCGATGTGTTCTGCGAACACTGGGTGTTTACCGTGGACGAGTCGCGGCGGATTTTAACGGCTGCTAAAGAACTGGGATTCGGCCTGAAAATCCACGCGGACGAAATCGAACCGCTCGGTGGCGCCCAACTGGCGGCAGAATTGGGCTGCATCTCGGCCGAACACCTGCTGGCGGCGACCGACGAAGGACTGCGGGCCATGCGGCAGGCGGGCGTGATCGCCGTCTGCCTGCCCGCCACTTCTTTTAATCTGCGGTTGCAGCAACACGCCCGCGCCCGCGATATGATCCGGCTGGGGCTGCCGGTCGCTCTCTCAACCGATTATAACCCCGGCAGTTCACCGACCGAATCGCTGCAGCTCGTGATGACACTGGCGTGCCTCAACTTGGGCATGACACCGGAAGAGGTGATCACGGCGCTGACGATCAACGCCGCCTGCGCCATCGGCCGGCAGGACACAATCGGCAGTCTGGAGCCGGGAAAACAGGCGGATCTGGTGATTTTCGACGCGCCCAATCTCGCCTACCTGCCGTACCATTTTGGCATCAATCATGTGGACACCGTGCTGAAAAAGGGCAGGGTTGTGGTGGAACAAGGGCAACTTGTCAAACCAACAGAAAGCGAACCATTCCCAGGATCGTAA
- a CDS encoding branched-chain amino acid ABC transporter permease, translating into MDAILNPYYVDIVVFWMIYVLLGLGLNLVTGYAGQVSLGHAAFYGIGAYTSAILSVTFGVNAWLSMIAAVVFTFFVSAILGLPSLRVREDFLAITTLGLGLIVQSVFKNAGITGGAYGIDRIPLPSLFGVELKNAGYLLLVTLVMVLAIYMLKRMTESRIGRAWRTIREDETMAQSMGINTTYYKVLAFAIGGAYAGLAGSLFAHKVSFINADSFGFSVSATVLSMVVLGGLGSIRGTLFGVTLLYLLPELFRLFDLQVIDEKDLDTYKMMLYGLLMVLVMRYRPKGLFGRFGVKRSQFRPFRRAKVKEGGHVA; encoded by the coding sequence GTGGATGCGATTTTGAATCCGTATTATGTTGATATCGTTGTATTCTGGATGATTTATGTGCTGCTTGGCCTTGGACTGAATCTGGTGACCGGCTACGCAGGGCAGGTATCGCTCGGCCACGCCGCATTTTACGGGATCGGCGCCTACACGTCGGCCATCTTATCTGTTACATTCGGCGTCAACGCGTGGCTTTCGATGATCGCGGCGGTCGTGTTCACGTTTTTTGTCAGTGCGATTTTGGGGCTGCCCAGTTTGCGGGTGCGCGAGGATTTCCTGGCGATTACCACACTGGGGCTGGGGCTGATCGTGCAGTCGGTGTTTAAAAACGCGGGCATCACCGGGGGAGCCTACGGGATCGATCGTATCCCCCTGCCGTCCTTGTTTGGCGTCGAACTGAAAAATGCCGGGTATCTGCTGCTTGTCACACTGGTGATGGTGCTCGCGATTTACATGCTCAAGCGAATGACCGAATCGCGGATTGGCCGCGCCTGGCGAACCATCCGGGAGGACGAGACGATGGCGCAGTCGATGGGAATCAACACCACGTACTACAAGGTGCTGGCATTTGCCATCGGGGGTGCTTATGCCGGGTTGGCGGGGAGCCTGTTCGCTCACAAAGTGTCGTTCATCAACGCGGACTCATTTGGTTTTTCCGTTTCCGCCACGGTCCTCAGCATGGTGGTGCTGGGGGGGCTTGGCAGCATCCGCGGCACGCTGTTCGGCGTCACATTGCTCTATCTGTTGCCCGAACTGTTCCGCCTGTTCGATTTGCAGGTGATTGACGAAAAAGATCTGGATACGTACAAGATGATGCTTTACGGATTGTTGATGGTGCTGGTCATGCGCTACCGGCCGAAAGGACTGTTCGGCAGGTTTGGCGTCAAACGCTCGCAGTTTCGCCCCTTTCGCAGGGCGAAGGTAAAGGAAGGTGGCCACGTTGCTTAG
- a CDS encoding branched-chain amino acid ABC transporter permease has protein sequence MLAQQLLNGVTLGFLYVLIAVGLTMVYGVLKLLHFAHGVLYMVGAFAAMVGILYLKLNFFAALLFAMAVAAAAGMLIEKFAYRPLRGVHPITTLISGIGVAIFLENLFQILFTAEPRAFPEAGIEVSIIQLTGSVSLTNVKLYIILAGVLALAFLYLFLKFTKTGIAIQAAAQDLRAASLMGVNVNRVVSVTFLIGSALAALAGVLVAVNFNSLFPTMGSIPGLKAFCVVVLGGLGSIPGTVVGGLLLGIIESLSDGFLTGMIIDKDAIAFVILIAILLVKPSGLFGRIVEKV, from the coding sequence GTGTTGGCACAACAGTTGTTGAACGGGGTGACGCTGGGTTTCCTCTACGTGTTGATCGCAGTCGGCCTGACCATGGTCTATGGCGTGTTGAAACTGCTGCATTTTGCTCATGGCGTGCTCTACATGGTCGGTGCGTTTGCTGCAATGGTTGGCATCCTGTATTTGAAATTGAATTTTTTCGCCGCTCTGTTGTTCGCCATGGCGGTCGCAGCCGCCGCCGGCATGCTGATTGAGAAGTTCGCCTACCGGCCGCTGCGCGGGGTGCATCCGATCACGACGCTGATCAGCGGCATCGGTGTGGCGATTTTCCTGGAAAATCTGTTTCAAATCCTGTTTACGGCGGAACCGCGGGCCTTTCCGGAAGCGGGAATCGAAGTATCGATCATCCAATTGACCGGATCTGTCAGCCTGACCAATGTCAAGCTGTATATCATCCTCGCTGGCGTGCTGGCACTGGCATTCCTGTATCTGTTTCTCAAATTTACGAAAACGGGGATCGCCATCCAGGCGGCGGCACAGGATTTGCGCGCCGCATCGCTGATGGGGGTGAATGTCAACCGGGTGGTTTCCGTCACGTTTCTGATCGGCTCCGCATTGGCCGCTCTCGCCGGGGTGCTGGTGGCGGTCAATTTCAACTCGCTGTTTCCGACGATGGGATCGATCCCTGGACTGAAGGCGTTCTGTGTCGTCGTGCTGGGCGGCCTCGGATCGATTCCCGGAACGGTGGTCGGCGGTTTGCTGCTCGGCATCATCGAATCGCTCAGCGACGGGTTTCTGACCGGCATGATCATCGACAAGGATGCGATTGCGTTCGTGATTTTGATTGCGATTCTGCTGGTAAAGCCTTCCGGATTGTTTGGCCGGATCGTCGAGAAGGTGTAG
- a CDS encoding ABC transporter ATP-binding protein, translating into MLQIEHLNVSYGSIQAVRGLSLSVKRGEAVALIGSNGAGKTTTLNAICGVIPSRGSILYNGKQLNGLAPHRIVREGIIMVPEGRRIFPKLTVVQNLLMGAYSRKLSKSALEQEMEFVYQLFPRLAERKNQSAGTMSGGEQQMLAIGRALMADPQLLILDEPSMGLAPIVVKDIYKTIREIKQRGLTILLVEQNASMALSVSDRCYVLEHGEIRYSDTADNLRNQDIVKKAYLGG; encoded by the coding sequence ATGTTACAGATTGAACACCTGAACGTGTCGTACGGCAGCATTCAGGCGGTTCGCGGCTTATCGCTGTCTGTCAAGCGGGGGGAAGCGGTGGCTTTGATCGGCTCCAACGGAGCGGGCAAAACGACCACCCTCAATGCAATCTGCGGCGTGATTCCAAGCCGCGGGTCGATCCTGTACAACGGCAAGCAGTTGAACGGCCTCGCCCCCCACCGGATTGTGCGGGAAGGCATCATCATGGTGCCCGAGGGCAGGCGGATTTTTCCGAAACTGACGGTCGTCCAAAACCTGCTGATGGGGGCCTACTCGCGGAAACTGTCAAAATCCGCCCTGGAGCAGGAGATGGAGTTTGTCTATCAACTGTTCCCCCGGCTGGCGGAACGGAAAAACCAGTCGGCCGGCACGATGAGCGGCGGCGAGCAGCAGATGCTGGCGATCGGCCGGGCACTGATGGCCGACCCGCAACTGCTGATTTTGGATGAACCTTCGATGGGGCTGGCGCCGATTGTGGTCAAGGACATTTACAAGACGATCCGGGAGATCAAACAGCGCGGCCTGACGATTTTGCTGGTCGAACAAAACGCCAGCATGGCGCTGTCCGTGTCCGACCGGTGCTACGTGTTGGAACACGGCGAAATCCGTTACAGCGATACGGCCGACAATCTGCGCAACCAGGACATCGTGAAAAAAGCCTACTTGGGCGGCTGA